The Exiguobacterium mexicanum genome includes a window with the following:
- a CDS encoding S1C family serine protease, whose protein sequence is MNEERHHEYEPQDVEPLEHEADTMNDVKPTYPSRSEWRPKQEEHVRHKPRVNLKPLLLGGVGGFLGAALFFLAMMLWDSPTSRFVTNELIRTEQAVTVTESDITSAVTGAKTSVVSITNIQRAFTSDSQWEAGAGSGVIYKVDGDTAYIVTNFHVIEEADEINVAFADGQVAAATILGEDPLNDLAVASVELPANIDVAPIALGDSTVLQAGETVMAIGNPLGVFSNSVTRGIVSGVERTVPVDTNSDGLMDYNAEVIQTDAAINPGNSGGALINIRGELVGINSMKIAEASVEGVGFSIPVNVALPVIDMLERDGKVTRAQLGVTIQEVIAVPGNVREEYGISFDNEDGVFVEAITPGSPAEEAGLRVGDVIVKIGDRDIKRYVDLRDALYRDATVGDNVTIEYTRRGKIGKTEATLTEAT, encoded by the coding sequence GTGAATGAAGAGAGACACCATGAGTATGAGCCTCAAGACGTCGAACCTTTAGAGCACGAAGCAGATACAATGAACGATGTAAAACCGACGTACCCATCTCGTAGCGAATGGCGCCCGAAGCAAGAAGAGCATGTGCGCCATAAGCCGCGAGTGAATTTAAAACCGTTGTTACTCGGAGGGGTTGGCGGATTCTTAGGAGCGGCTTTGTTCTTTTTGGCGATGATGCTCTGGGATTCCCCGACCTCTCGTTTTGTGACGAATGAATTGATTCGGACGGAACAAGCCGTCACCGTCACGGAATCTGACATCACGAGCGCTGTGACGGGCGCTAAGACGTCCGTCGTCAGTATTACGAACATCCAGCGGGCGTTCACCTCGGACTCGCAGTGGGAGGCCGGAGCGGGTTCTGGTGTCATCTATAAGGTCGACGGTGACACGGCGTATATCGTGACGAATTTCCACGTCATCGAAGAAGCGGACGAGATCAACGTCGCGTTCGCCGACGGACAAGTTGCTGCGGCGACGATTCTCGGTGAAGACCCGCTCAACGATTTGGCCGTTGCCTCGGTCGAGCTACCGGCCAATATCGATGTCGCGCCAATCGCGCTCGGCGACTCGACCGTGCTTCAGGCGGGCGAGACCGTCATGGCGATCGGGAATCCGCTCGGCGTCTTTTCAAACTCGGTCACCCGTGGTATCGTCAGTGGTGTCGAACGCACCGTACCAGTCGACACGAACAGTGACGGCCTCATGGATTATAACGCCGAGGTCATCCAGACCGACGCCGCCATCAACCCGGGTAACTCCGGGGGGGCACTCATCAACATCCGCGGCGAGCTCGTCGGCATCAACTCGATGAAAATCGCCGAGGCGAGCGTCGAAGGGGTCGGCTTCTCGATTCCCGTCAATGTCGCGCTGCCGGTTATCGATATGCTCGAGCGTGATGGAAAAGTGACGCGGGCCCAGCTCGGCGTCACGATTCAAGAAGTCATCGCCGTACCGGGTAACGTCCGGGAAGAGTATGGGATTAGTTTTGATAACGAAGACGGGGTGTTCGTCGAGGCGATCACGCCCGGCAGTCCAGCCGAAGAGGCCGGCCTTCGCGTCGGTGACGTCATCGTCAAAATCGGCGACCGCGACATCAAACGTTACGTCGATTTGCGGGACGCGCTGTACCGGGACGCCACGGTTGGGGATAACGTCACGATTGAATATACGCGACGCGGCAAGATAGGCAAGACCGAGGCCACATTAACTGAAGCAACCTAA
- a CDS encoding MBL fold metallo-hydrolase, whose amino-acid sequence MTLRYSVLASGSTGNALYIETERAKLLVDAGLTGKAMQQRITEIGRSFDGIDALLVTHEHSDHIKGVGILARKYNLPIYANAKTWDAMESLIGKVDPALKFHFEVGEIKQFGDIEIESFNVSHDAADPMFYQFAHEGRRLAHITDTGYVSDRMKGVIRGADDFIFESNHDVSMLQMGRYPWSVKRRILGDYGHVSNEDAAIAMSEVIGDQTKRIYLAHLSKDNNMKELAQMSVSQTLGMRDVDLGRIKLCDTDPSTPTSLVSL is encoded by the coding sequence GTGACTTTACGCTATAGTGTGCTTGCGAGCGGTTCGACCGGGAACGCCCTCTACATTGAGACGGAACGGGCGAAATTGCTCGTCGATGCCGGATTGACCGGGAAGGCGATGCAACAACGCATCACTGAGATTGGACGATCGTTTGATGGGATCGATGCACTGCTCGTCACGCATGAGCACTCCGACCATATTAAAGGTGTCGGGATTCTCGCTCGAAAATATAACTTACCGATTTATGCGAACGCGAAGACGTGGGATGCGATGGAATCGTTGATTGGAAAAGTCGACCCGGCCTTGAAGTTTCACTTCGAGGTAGGGGAGATTAAACAGTTCGGCGATATCGAAATCGAGTCGTTCAACGTCAGCCATGACGCGGCCGACCCGATGTTCTACCAGTTCGCGCATGAAGGCAGACGCCTCGCCCACATCACGGACACGGGCTATGTGTCCGACCGAATGAAAGGCGTCATCCGTGGGGCCGATGATTTTATTTTCGAATCGAACCATGACGTCTCGATGCTTCAAATGGGACGGTACCCGTGGAGCGTCAAGCGACGGATTCTCGGGGACTACGGTCACGTCTCGAACGAAGACGCGGCCATCGCGATGAGCGAGGTCATCGGAGACCAGACGAAACGGATTTATTTGGCCCACCTCAGTAAAGACAACAACATGAAAGAACTCGCTCAAATGAGCGTGTCCCAAACACTCGGGATGCGCGATGTCGACCTCGGTCGCATCAAATTGTGCGATACCGACCCATCGACCCCCACTTCGCTCGTTTCTTTATAA
- a CDS encoding two-component system regulatory protein YycI, which produces MDWSKAKTILLFAFLALNIYLLFQLLTETWATEVVTNDNTSIAQILDQRNVDASKLPRMGRDIGYLTGSSEQMSASMITKNREAQLATTLDNMQLEVELKQPVPLDQDDLRTTASTFVSEYVPFGSEYAYWRYDAETRQVAFVQTYENNKIFSNPEIDGGTEQYIGPSLLLLQLNEALEVTDYKQRHLTNLSSKSQDDLVLTASEAISQLAARKYFQPNQEMRAINTGFYSLPLDSSGSLIIMPPLWSITIDEDVYFVNAIDGTVERVEFDSEE; this is translated from the coding sequence GTGGATTGGAGTAAAGCGAAAACGATTCTTCTCTTCGCCTTCCTCGCGCTGAACATCTACCTGTTGTTCCAGCTTTTGACGGAAACGTGGGCGACAGAGGTCGTGACGAACGATAATACGTCGATCGCGCAAATCTTGGACCAACGAAACGTCGATGCGTCGAAGTTGCCGCGGATGGGTCGGGATATCGGTTATTTGACGGGGTCGTCGGAACAGATGTCGGCCTCGATGATCACGAAGAACCGGGAAGCCCAACTGGCGACGACGCTCGACAATATGCAACTCGAAGTCGAGCTCAAACAGCCGGTCCCGCTCGATCAAGACGATTTACGGACGACTGCGTCGACGTTCGTCTCCGAGTATGTCCCGTTCGGTTCCGAGTATGCGTACTGGCGCTATGACGCCGAGACGCGTCAAGTCGCCTTCGTACAGACGTATGAGAACAATAAGATCTTCTCGAACCCCGAGATCGATGGGGGGACCGAGCAGTACATCGGTCCGTCGCTCCTGTTGCTTCAATTGAACGAAGCGCTTGAAGTGACCGACTATAAACAACGTCATTTGACGAACTTGTCCTCGAAGTCGCAAGACGATCTCGTCTTGACGGCGAGCGAGGCGATCTCGCAACTCGCGGCCCGGAAGTACTTCCAGCCGAACCAAGAGATGCGGGCCATCAACACGGGCTTCTATAGCCTGCCGCTCGACAGTTCCGGCAGCTTGATCATCATGCCGCCGCTCTGGTCGATTACGATTGACGAGGACGTCTACTTCGTCAATGCGATCGATGGGACCGTCGAACGGGTCGAATTTGATTCAGAAGAATGA
- the yycH gene encoding two-component system activity regulator YycH translates to MERPRFLAKPELVKSLVLLTLIVTSIVQTVILWDYHPKYQSVQSETQVATVDESLQRQPRQVIVPAQTVVHENNAVFATKNSPKQIMRVIRESFEASEFKPLAVKNVPSLYAGVDEAVELILPEPYYADTLSYMLPGSYSLSGKVPQRALIFMEDDTWRIRTIMSDQSLWEGRLSKVGQGDVNSLFLKDSDRSMRRVTYTDERVNYIPVVGPEMNELFAYDVSQIQISARLDWMRDTFFPGDPNVQEVDPASSVGALTNGISVAEYDANLNASRYRNLSRNSSEQESVIGLDTIVEFVNFHGGWVDETSESQGLSLRFDAITPANKGFETTVFRFHVKGFPVFSQREAFINNDAVDLSTLRVENDGTQVRSITRHHLEIDRLISVGTTQLADGQDVVDTLVNAGRFENVTEIRLGYEIEYNEDTSRYVTFSPNWFVREAGRWIPFDQPDDWTERMMYRGLE, encoded by the coding sequence ATGGAACGACCACGCTTCTTGGCGAAGCCAGAACTAGTGAAATCGCTCGTCTTGCTCACCTTGATCGTCACGTCCATCGTCCAAACGGTCATCCTCTGGGACTACCATCCGAAGTATCAGTCGGTCCAGTCAGAGACGCAAGTCGCGACGGTGGATGAGTCGCTGCAGCGACAACCGCGCCAAGTCATCGTACCGGCCCAGACGGTCGTCCACGAGAACAACGCCGTCTTCGCCACGAAAAACTCACCGAAACAGATTATGCGTGTCATCCGGGAGTCGTTCGAGGCGAGCGAATTTAAACCGCTCGCCGTCAAGAACGTCCCGAGTTTGTATGCGGGTGTCGATGAGGCCGTCGAATTGATTTTACCGGAGCCGTATTATGCGGATACACTCAGCTACATGCTTCCGGGCTCATACAGCTTGTCCGGGAAAGTGCCACAGCGGGCCCTCATCTTCATGGAGGACGACACGTGGCGCATCCGCACGATCATGAGCGACCAATCACTTTGGGAAGGGCGTTTGTCGAAAGTCGGCCAAGGGGACGTCAACAGTCTGTTCTTGAAAGACTCAGACCGATCGATGCGTCGTGTCACGTACACGGATGAACGCGTCAACTACATCCCCGTCGTCGGACCGGAGATGAACGAGCTGTTCGCTTACGACGTATCTCAGATTCAAATCTCGGCCCGTCTCGATTGGATGCGCGATACGTTCTTCCCGGGCGACCCGAACGTGCAGGAAGTCGATCCGGCCAGCTCCGTGGGCGCACTCACGAACGGGATTAGCGTCGCCGAATATGATGCGAACCTGAACGCGAGCCGTTATCGAAACTTATCACGCAACAGTTCGGAACAGGAGTCGGTCATCGGACTCGACACGATCGTCGAGTTCGTCAACTTCCACGGAGGTTGGGTCGATGAGACGTCGGAGAGCCAAGGTTTGTCGCTTCGGTTTGATGCGATCACTCCGGCCAACAAAGGCTTTGAAACGACCGTGTTCCGGTTTCACGTGAAGGGTTTCCCGGTGTTCAGTCAACGGGAGGCGTTTATCAATAACGATGCCGTCGACTTATCGACGTTGCGTGTCGAGAACGACGGGACACAAGTCCGGTCGATCACTCGGCACCATCTCGAGATCGATCGCTTGATCTCGGTCGGGACGACACAGCTCGCGGACGGACAAGATGTGGTCGATACGCTCGTCAATGCCGGACGATTTGAAAACGTGACCGAGATTCGACTCGGGTATGAGATCGAATACAATGAAGACACGAGCCGTTACGTCACGTTCTCCCCGAACTGGTTCGTTCGGGAAGCCGGAAGATGGATCCCATTCGATCAACCGGATGACTGGACAGAAAGGATGATGTATCGTGGATTGGAGTAA
- the walK gene encoding cell wall metabolism sensor histidine kinase WalK, which yields MKRTNFFKSIQWKLVVIYALLILVAMQVIGVYFVRSLERQYINNFSQSLVDRANLLSYNVSEGIASNGGDSTSDQQLNQVLDQLLSEFTESTTLADDIREVQIIDTNSVVRATSNPNNQSLVGQRTANSFIQKSFATSGAQETLVYEDSNERMRVVAVPVKSKVDGTTTGMIYIEASMQSIYNQMEQVTRILATGTLIALIITSILGVLLSRTITRPIADMRRQAVEMRKGNFSRKVKVYSDDEVGQLAYAFNELTDELMEANATTEAERRRLTSVLENMSDGVVATDRSLRVILMNDQARDMIGLAEEEAMGANLQNLLEFDDEIVIPEDGTMPPKLIDLSTDEELFLVRAYFSPIQKHSGPITGLIVVLHDVTEQEQVEQDRREFVANVSHELRTPLTTMRSYLEVLAEGAYKDDELAPRFLETTQNETERMIRLVNDLLQLSKMDSKEYTMQKVKFDFIQFFNDIIDRHEMTKGETIQFRRKLMKRRVYVHADQDKMTQVIDNIITNAIKFSPEGGTITFRTMLRAKRLVIGIKDEGVGIPKSNLKKIFERFYRVDKARARNIGGTGLGLSIAKEVVSAHGGDIWAESEFGRGTTIYFTIPFDTIVEVND from the coding sequence ATGAAACGGACGAACTTCTTTAAATCTATCCAGTGGAAGCTCGTCGTCATCTATGCGCTGCTCATTCTTGTTGCGATGCAAGTCATCGGAGTGTACTTTGTGCGCTCCCTCGAACGACAATACATCAACAACTTCTCGCAGTCGCTCGTCGATCGCGCCAACCTTCTGAGCTATAACGTCAGTGAAGGGATCGCATCGAACGGCGGTGACTCGACTTCGGACCAGCAGTTGAACCAGGTACTGGATCAACTGCTGTCTGAGTTTACGGAGAGCACGACGCTAGCTGATGACATTCGCGAAGTCCAGATTATCGACACGAACAGTGTCGTCCGGGCGACGTCGAATCCGAATAACCAAAGTCTCGTCGGACAACGGACGGCGAACTCGTTTATTCAAAAATCGTTTGCGACGAGCGGAGCGCAAGAGACGCTCGTCTATGAAGACTCGAACGAACGCATGCGTGTCGTCGCCGTCCCGGTCAAATCCAAGGTCGATGGGACGACGACCGGTATGATCTATATCGAGGCCTCGATGCAGTCCATCTATAACCAAATGGAACAAGTGACGAGGATTCTCGCGACCGGGACGCTCATCGCTCTCATCATCACATCGATCCTTGGGGTGTTGCTGTCACGGACGATCACGCGACCGATTGCGGATATGCGTCGTCAAGCCGTCGAGATGCGAAAAGGGAATTTCTCGCGGAAAGTTAAAGTCTATTCCGACGACGAGGTCGGCCAACTTGCTTACGCCTTCAACGAATTGACCGATGAACTCATGGAGGCGAACGCAACGACGGAAGCCGAACGGCGCCGCTTGACGAGCGTCCTCGAGAACATGTCGGACGGGGTCGTCGCGACGGATCGCTCCTTGCGCGTCATCTTGATGAACGACCAAGCCCGCGATATGATCGGGCTCGCTGAAGAAGAAGCGATGGGGGCGAACCTACAGAACTTGCTCGAATTCGATGACGAGATCGTCATTCCGGAAGACGGGACGATGCCGCCGAAACTGATCGACCTCAGTACGGACGAAGAACTATTCCTCGTCCGCGCCTACTTCTCACCGATTCAAAAGCATAGCGGACCGATCACCGGTCTCATCGTCGTTCTGCACGATGTGACCGAGCAAGAACAAGTCGAGCAAGACCGCCGCGAGTTCGTCGCGAACGTCAGCCACGAGCTGCGGACGCCGCTCACGACGATGCGGAGTTACCTCGAAGTGCTCGCGGAAGGCGCATACAAGGACGATGAGCTCGCCCCGCGCTTCCTCGAGACGACCCAGAATGAGACGGAGCGGATGATTCGCCTCGTCAACGATCTGTTGCAGCTATCGAAGATGGACAGCAAAGAGTATACGATGCAAAAAGTGAAGTTCGATTTTATCCAGTTCTTCAACGACATCATCGACCGGCATGAGATGACGAAAGGCGAGACGATCCAGTTCCGCCGGAAGCTCATGAAACGTCGGGTATACGTCCACGCCGATCAAGATAAGATGACGCAGGTCATCGACAACATCATCACGAACGCCATCAAGTTCTCGCCAGAAGGCGGGACGATCACGTTCCGGACGATGCTCCGTGCCAAGCGACTCGTCATCGGTATTAAAGATGAAGGGGTCGGCATTCCGAAATCGAATTTGAAGAAAATCTTTGAACGGTTCTACCGGGTCGATAAGGCTCGGGCCCGCAATATCGGCGGGACCGGACTTGGTTTGTCGATTGCCAAAGAAGTCGTTTCCGCCCATGGCGGCGACATTTGGGCCGAGAGTGAGTTCGGACGCGGGACGACGATTTACTTCACCATCCCATTCGATACGATCGTGGAGGTGAATGACTGA
- the yycF gene encoding response regulator YycF yields the protein MDRTILVVDDEQPIADILKFKLEKEGYQVHVAYDGEEALVKVEEVKPDLILLDIMLPLKDGMEVCREVRKKYDMPIIMLTAKDSEIDKVLGLELGADDYVTKPFSSRELLARVKANMRRHATAPAPETKGANANDIVIGDLTIHPDSYMVTKREEKIELTHREFELIHYLAQNIGQVMTREHLLQTVWGYDYFGDVRTVDVTVRRLREKVEDNPSTPTYIITRRGVGYYLKAGEED from the coding sequence ATGGATCGTACGATTTTAGTGGTAGATGACGAACAACCAATCGCAGATATATTGAAGTTTAAGCTTGAAAAAGAAGGTTACCAAGTCCACGTCGCCTATGACGGGGAAGAGGCGCTCGTGAAAGTCGAAGAAGTCAAACCAGATTTGATTTTGCTCGACATCATGTTGCCGCTCAAAGACGGTATGGAAGTATGCCGTGAAGTCCGGAAGAAATACGATATGCCGATCATCATGTTGACGGCGAAAGACTCTGAGATCGATAAAGTGCTCGGACTCGAGCTCGGTGCTGACGATTACGTCACGAAGCCGTTCAGCTCGCGCGAGCTCTTGGCCCGCGTCAAGGCGAACATGCGCCGTCATGCAACGGCCCCGGCCCCAGAAACGAAAGGTGCCAACGCCAATGATATCGTCATCGGTGACTTGACGATTCATCCGGATTCATACATGGTCACGAAACGGGAAGAGAAAATCGAACTGACACACCGTGAGTTCGAGCTCATCCATTATCTTGCCCAAAACATCGGGCAAGTCATGACGCGCGAGCATTTGCTCCAGACGGTATGGGGCTATGACTACTTCGGCGACGTCCGTACGGTCGATGTGACGGTCCGACGTTTGCGCGAAAAAGTCGAAGACAACCCATCGACGCCGACGTATATCATCACGCGCCGTGGTGTCGGTTACTATTTAAAAGCAGGAGAAGAAGACTAA
- a CDS encoding adenylosuccinate synthase yields the protein MSSVVVVGTQWGDEGKGKITDFLSKQAEVVARYQGGDNAGHTIVFNDTKYKLHLIPSGIFYSDKTCVIGNGMVVNPKSLVTELAYLHERGVSTDNLRISNRAHVILPYHQLQDKLEEDAKGDAKVGTTLKGIGPCYMDKAARIGIRIADLLDKEVFAEKLKTVLAIKNRMFVKMYEVDAIEFDDIFEEYYTYGQQFAKYVCDTSVVLNNALDEEQKVLFEGAQGVLLDIDHGTYPFVTSSNAASGGVSSGAGIGPSKIHHVVGVCKAYTSRVGDGPFPTQLDDEIGHTIREVGKEYGTTTGRPRRVGWFDSVVVRHSRRVSGITDLCLNSIDVLTGLETLKICTAYEFEGKLLDEYPPNFRVLEQCKPVFEELPGWTEDITGVRKFEDLPVNAQNYVKRIEALTGIELLTFSVGPAREQTVILRDIYEA from the coding sequence ATGTCATCAGTAGTCGTAGTGGGAACGCAGTGGGGCGATGAAGGTAAAGGGAAAATCACGGACTTCTTATCGAAGCAGGCCGAGGTCGTCGCGCGTTATCAAGGGGGAGACAACGCTGGTCATACGATCGTCTTCAACGATACGAAGTATAAACTTCACTTGATTCCATCGGGGATCTTCTACTCGGACAAAACATGTGTCATCGGGAACGGGATGGTCGTCAATCCGAAATCGCTCGTCACGGAGCTCGCGTACTTGCACGAGCGTGGCGTGAGTACGGATAACCTCCGCATCTCGAACCGGGCCCACGTCATCTTGCCGTACCACCAATTGCAAGACAAGCTCGAAGAGGACGCGAAAGGCGACGCCAAAGTCGGGACGACGCTCAAAGGGATCGGTCCTTGCTACATGGACAAAGCGGCGCGTATCGGGATTCGCATCGCTGACCTTCTCGACAAAGAAGTGTTCGCCGAGAAGCTCAAGACCGTCCTCGCGATTAAAAACCGCATGTTCGTGAAGATGTATGAAGTCGATGCGATTGAATTCGATGACATCTTCGAAGAATACTACACGTACGGCCAACAGTTCGCCAAGTACGTATGTGATACATCGGTCGTGTTGAACAACGCGCTCGACGAAGAACAGAAAGTGTTATTTGAAGGCGCACAAGGTGTCTTGCTCGACATCGACCATGGAACGTACCCGTTCGTCACATCATCGAACGCAGCTTCAGGCGGCGTATCGAGCGGTGCCGGAATCGGACCATCGAAGATCCATCACGTCGTCGGCGTCTGTAAGGCGTACACGTCACGTGTCGGAGACGGCCCGTTCCCGACCCAGCTTGACGATGAGATCGGTCACACGATCCGTGAAGTCGGAAAAGAGTACGGTACGACGACAGGACGCCCGCGTCGCGTCGGTTGGTTCGACTCGGTCGTCGTCCGCCACTCGCGCCGCGTCAGCGGCATCACAGACCTTTGCCTCAACTCAATCGACGTGTTGACAGGTCTTGAGACGCTCAAGATTTGTACGGCATACGAGTTCGAAGGCAAGCTCCTCGACGAGTACCCACCGAACTTCCGCGTGCTCGAACAGTGCAAACCGGTGTTTGAAGAGCTCCCAGGCTGGACAGAAGACATCACAGGCGTTCGCAAGTTCGAAGACTTGCCGGTGAACGCGCAGAACTATGTCAAGCGCATCGAAGCGTTGACAGGTATCGAATTGTTGACGTTCTCGGTCGGACCGGCACGTGAGCAGACGGTCATCTTACGTGATATTTACGAAGCATAA
- the dnaB gene encoding replicative DNA helicase, whose amino-acid sequence MSDAIQVNTPPHSVEAEQAVLGAVILDSDRLITASERVDPDDFYRVSHQRIFEAMLKINDRGELVDLVTLSSELQAQGILDEIGGLNYLAEIAEAVPAIGNIGYYLNVVDQKAALRRLIRTATNIVSDGYERQDEVDAVLSDAERNILKVSQRKGQSSFHPIGSVLSDAYSTIEKLHQSSGEITGIATGFSDLDKMTAGFQRNDLIIVAARPSVGKTAFALNISQNVAVRTGENVAIFSLEMGAEQLVMRMLCAEGNIDAQRLRTGRLEAEDWGRLSLAMSSLSQAGIYIDDTPGLRVNEIRAKCRRLKQEHGLGMIMIDYLQLIVGNGKPGENRQQEVSEISRTLKAIARELQVPVIALSQLSRGVESRQDKRPMMSDIRESGAIEQDADIVAFLYRDDYYDKESEDANTIEIIIAKQRNGPTGTVKLSFRKEYNKFVNMETQAFAPPM is encoded by the coding sequence ATGAGTGATGCGATTCAAGTCAATACCCCGCCACATAGCGTCGAAGCGGAACAAGCTGTCCTCGGGGCCGTCATTCTCGATTCCGATCGGCTGATCACGGCCTCGGAACGGGTCGACCCGGACGACTTTTATCGTGTCAGCCATCAACGGATCTTTGAGGCGATGCTGAAAATCAATGACCGGGGCGAACTCGTCGATTTGGTCACGCTCAGTTCGGAGCTTCAAGCCCAAGGTATTCTCGATGAAATCGGTGGATTGAACTATTTGGCGGAAATCGCCGAGGCGGTTCCAGCCATCGGGAACATCGGGTATTATTTGAACGTCGTCGATCAAAAGGCGGCACTCCGCCGCTTGATTCGGACTGCGACGAATATCGTCTCGGACGGCTATGAACGCCAAGACGAGGTCGATGCCGTCCTGTCAGATGCTGAGCGGAACATTTTGAAAGTCTCGCAACGAAAAGGGCAGTCGAGCTTTCATCCGATCGGCTCCGTCTTATCGGACGCCTACTCGACGATTGAAAAACTGCACCAATCGAGTGGCGAAATCACCGGTATCGCGACCGGGTTCAGCGATCTCGACAAGATGACGGCCGGGTTTCAACGTAACGACCTCATTATCGTCGCGGCCCGTCCTTCCGTCGGGAAGACGGCCTTCGCCCTCAACATCTCGCAAAACGTGGCCGTCCGTACCGGCGAGAACGTCGCCATCTTCAGTTTGGAGATGGGTGCCGAGCAGCTCGTCATGCGGATGCTCTGTGCGGAAGGCAATATCGACGCCCAGCGTCTGCGGACGGGTCGGCTCGAGGCCGAGGACTGGGGGCGACTCTCGCTCGCCATGTCGTCGCTGTCACAAGCCGGTATCTATATCGATGATACGCCGGGTCTTCGCGTCAACGAGATCCGGGCCAAGTGCCGCCGCTTGAAACAAGAGCACGGCCTCGGCATGATCATGATCGACTACTTGCAGCTCATCGTCGGGAACGGCAAGCCGGGCGAGAACCGGCAACAAGAAGTCTCGGAGATTTCACGTACGCTCAAAGCGATCGCGCGTGAGCTTCAAGTGCCGGTCATCGCCTTGTCCCAGCTCTCACGTGGTGTTGAGAGCCGTCAAGACAAGCGGCCGATGATGTCGGATATCCGGGAATCCGGGGCGATTGAGCAAGATGCCGATATCGTCGCGTTCCTCTACCGGGACGACTATTACGATAAAGAGAGTGAAGACGCCAACACGATCGAGATCATCATCGCCAAACAGCGTAATGGTCCGACCGGCACGGTCAAGCTCTCGTTCCGAAAAGAATATAACAAGTTCGTCAACATGGAGACGCAAGCTTTTGCGCCACCGATGTAG
- the rplI gene encoding 50S ribosomal protein L9, giving the protein MKVILKVDVKGQGKAGDVKDVADAYAKNVLFKKNLAVEATPGNLKAFAAKERRAEEAAEAELKQAQQLKDKLEKETIVVKTKSGEGGRVFGSVTSKQIGEALKGMGYKIDKRKIELEHPIKALGFTKVPVKLHHDVTATLNVHVQEA; this is encoded by the coding sequence ATGAAAGTCATTTTAAAAGTAGATGTTAAAGGTCAAGGTAAAGCTGGTGACGTCAAAGACGTCGCGGACGCTTACGCGAAGAACGTACTCTTTAAAAAGAACTTGGCGGTCGAAGCGACACCGGGTAACTTGAAGGCGTTCGCCGCAAAAGAGCGACGCGCCGAAGAAGCGGCTGAAGCAGAATTGAAACAAGCCCAGCAGTTGAAGGACAAGCTTGAAAAAGAGACGATCGTCGTCAAGACGAAGTCAGGTGAGGGCGGTCGCGTCTTCGGATCGGTCACGAGCAAACAAATCGGTGAAGCGTTGAAAGGGATGGGCTACAAGATCGACAAGCGTAAAATCGAGCTCGAACACCCAATCAAAGCGCTCGGGTTTACGAAAGTGCCGGTGAAGTTGCACCACGACGTCACGGCTACGTTAAACGTTCATGTTCAAGAAGCGTGA